The DNA window TTAAATTGTTATAACTCAGTCTTAAGTGACTTTGTAAATTTTTTTTTATTATCTGATGAAAGTATAATTGTAGAATAATATAATCATATCTACTCTTAGCTAATTTTTTTACTACTTTAATAACACCTAATTGAGGTATTTCTTTTACACGAGTAATAAATCCACTATTTTCAAGTTCATCCCATAATTCTGTAGCATAAGCATAAAGATCTATCTCAACTTTCATATTGTGTTTACGAGTTTTTTGTTTTGGCAGTAACTCATGAGAAATTATTGTCATATACAGATATCTCCTTATAATCCCCTAACAATCTCAGTTTTAAAATTCAGTATTAATATTTTTAACATATAATACTTTAAAACAATTAGATAAATATACCAATATGAACCTTTTAATAAGCTTTAATATTGACTATACTCTAGCATGTCACCCTTTTTATCCAATTAAAAAAATATAAAAATCTACTAAGAAAGATATTCTCGTTATATATAAATATGAATCAGTGTTATCTATATTGTTTCATATTTATATAAAAAAATAAATAATTCTATATTTTATATTTACTAACAAAAAATCTCGTAATATTCTTTCTATCACAAAAATAACACCATATTAATAAAATATCATTCATAAAATTAATAATTGATAAACCAAAAGACCTCCCACGAAGGGAGGTCTTATGTATAAGTTTTTATAGGTCTGATAGTTTGTGTTCTATTTCTTAAGCGAGGTCTAGCTTAAGGATGTCATTTGTATGTTCTGAAAGTTTGATCTATAGTATTTCCATAATGGAAGTACAAAAATTATGCTTTATCCAAAGCTTGTGCCAAGTCTTCGATGATGTCATCGATATTTTCAAGGCCAATGGATACGCGAATCATATCTGGTGTTACGCCAGCAGATTTTTGTTGTTCTTCATTAAGTTGTGCATGTGTTGTAGATGCAGGATGAATAACAAGAGATTTAGCATCTGCTACGTTAGCAAGGTTGGAGAAGATTTCCAAAGAATCCACAAGTTTAATACCTGCTTCTTTACCGCCTTTTACACCGAATGTGAATACAGCGCCAACACCGTTAGGGAAGTATTTATCTGCTAACGCTTTGTATTTGCTGTCTTCTAATTCTGGGTAGCTTACCCATGCTACTTTAGGATGTTTGCTCAAGAAATCTACTACTTTACGAGCATTTTCTACGTGACGTTCTACGCGCAAGGACAATGTTTCAACGCCTTGTAAGATTTGCCATGCTGCAAGTGGTGTAATGCATGCGCCAGTATCACGAAGCAATTGAGCGCGAATTTTTACAGTGAATGGAATTGGTAAATCACCATATACTAAACCATTGTAGTGTTCATCACCCTCGGAGAAGCCTGGGTATTTACCAGAACCTTTATAGTCGAATTTACCAGATTCTACTACTACGCCAGCCAATGTTGTACCATGACCACCAAGGTATTTAGTAGCAGAATGTACAACTACGTCAGCACCATGTTCTAATGGACGGAACAAGTATGGGGATGCAAATGTGTTATCTACGATCAAGATGATATTGTGTTTGTGTGCAATATCAGCTACGGCTTGTACATCAATAAGGTTGATGCCTGGGTTACCGATGGATTCGATGTAAACAGCTTTAGTATTGTCATCAATCGCTGCTTCGAATTCTTCCAAATTATCAGGGTTTACGAATTTAGTTTCGATGCCCAAACGTGGCAATGTTGCTGTGAACAAGTTATAAGTACCACCGTACAATGTAGAAGCTGCTACGATATTATCACCAGCACTT is part of the Veillonella sp. genome and encodes:
- a CDS encoding O-acetylhomoserine aminocarboxypropyltransferase/cysteine synthase family protein, which translates into the protein MSKQYRFETLQLHAGHTVDPTGSRAVPIYQTTSFVFKDAEEAAGRFALTNPGGIYSRLGNPTTDVLDARVAQLEGGAGGIAVASGSAAITYSILNVASAGDNIVAASTLYGGTYNLFTATLPRLGIETKFVNPDNLEEFEAAIDDNTKAVYIESIGNPGINLIDVQAVADIAHKHNIILIVDNTFASPYLFRPLEHGADVVVHSATKYLGGHGTTLAGVVVESGKFDYKGSGKYPGFSEGDEHYNGLVYGDLPIPFTVKIRAQLLRDTGACITPLAAWQILQGVETLSLRVERHVENARKVVDFLSKHPKVAWVSYPELEDSKYKALADKYFPNGVGAVFTFGVKGGKEAGIKLVDSLEIFSNLANVADAKSLVIHPASTTHAQLNEEQQKSAGVTPDMIRVSIGLENIDDIIEDLAQALDKA